From the Synechococcus sp. MU1617 genome, the window ATCGCAACACTCTGACGACAAATCTTGGACTTCAAGATCTTCGGCGCCGCAATCTCGCTGCTTCGCTTGACCTTCCTCAGGACGTCACACCGACGGCTGCAACGCCCGCACGTCCTTTGGGGCTCTGGGAGCCTTCATTGCAGGAAAGCATCGTTGCTGCCTACAACTACCGCGAAGAGCTAGATCAGCTCATTCTTGATATTTCGATCAATAACAGCCAGGCCAATGCCTCTCTGGCCGCTGTTCAGCCTGTTCTTCGCTTTGTGAACTCCACCACGGCGTCCCGCTCAGAAGGACAGAGCGGTCAGACGTCGCTGAGTGACATCGATATGGGTGATTTCACCTATGGGGTGCAGAACAGTACGTCGCTCAGGGCGAGCTGGCGCTTGTTTGATGGTGGTCGCGCTCGTGCTGACTATCGGCGTGCCAAACAGGCCGCTGAAGAGAGTCGCTTCAACTTTGCAAGAACCCGTGATCGGATCCGGCTTGAAGTGGAGGAAAGCTTCTTTGGCTTGCGTTCGGCAATCCAGAGCATCGACACCACAGCGATCGAGGTTCTTTCATCACGCGAATCACTGCGCCTCTCGAACCTGAGGGTTCAGGCAGGTGTTGGCGTCCAAAGAGAGGTGGTCAACAACCAGCGTGATCTCACCCAAGCAGAGTTGAAATACGCCCGTGCGATCAAGGATTACAACAGCAGCCTGGCGCAGCTGCAGCGGCGCACAGGCCTGGATGCCTTGATTGCCTGTAACGCAGTCTCACTGTCGGGAACCAAGCAGGAACCTGATCAAGAACCCATTCCGATTGAGCCAACGCCACTCAAGGCCGCCTGCCCATCGATCGCGTCTGTCGGCTCGTCGGTGACTCAAACTGATAGCAGTCCTGTTCAGCCTCTGTGGTGACGTTGGTGCTCAGTGACGATCAACTGGGCGCTGTTCATCTGTTGCTGGATCGCATTCGTGCTCGTCAGCTGCAGGACTTTGGTCGGATCAGCTCGGATGTGAAGCCTGATGGTTCGTTAATTACCGACTGCGATCGCTGGAGTGATGGAGCCTTGGTGGAGGGGTTGGCCAGCATCGCCCCTGGGGAGGGTGTCCTCAGTGAGGAGGGATCAAAAACAGTTCCCACGACTCGGGCTTATTGGGTGGTGGATCCCCTGGATGGAACCACCAACTTTGCGGCCGGCATTCCCTACTGGGCGATTTCGGTGGCGCGCTTCGTCGATGGTCGTCCCAGTGAGGTTTTCCTGGATGTGCCAGCGCTTGACCAACGCTTTGTCGCTTTGCGTGGACGCGGTGCCACGCGAAACAATCAATCGCTCACTTCGGAGACCCGAGCCTTGGCCACCAGTGCTTGTGTTTCGCTCTGCAGCCGCTCGATTCGTGTCCTGCAGCGCAAACCTGATCAGCGCTTCCCAGGAAAGATTCGTCTGCTGGGTGTTGCCAGCCTCAATTTGGTGAGTGTTGCGATGGGTCAGACCATCGCTTCACTGGAGGCCACGCCCAAAATCTGGGATCTTGCGGCGGCATGGTTGGTGCTTGATGAACTGGGCTGTCCGATCCGCTGGTTGGATGCGGATCCTGCGCAGCTCTCCCCGGGAGAAGACGTCGCTGAACGCGGATTCCCGATGTTGGCGGCCGGTTCATGGGCCCATTTGGCGCGTTTTCTTCCCTGGGGAGAGGCTCTGGTGCAGCGCTGAAATGTCGCTATTGCATGTGTGAAGGTTG encodes:
- a CDS encoding TolC family protein, with amino-acid sequence MRRITAGICLVAGVVSTGVPSALSQETAQSESVLVDQATLPDAIDLKGARPKADPSAMAPAMDALPASLQPLVAPPSLALPDAPSQVRIHELRPLTLEEAVQLAEFNSPKLKAAASQVDQAKSALRAAIASWYPTVDLSASGLPEYFKSYSYRNPDFVPDRVVQKPTGQINPATGEEITRPETRDGYNERYGREWRANVSLQVSWDLINPARVPEIAAARDRFERAGDAYLIALRDLRLEAQQAYFDLQQADEGVRIGQASVKASLVSYRDARARFNAGVNTKLEVLEAETQLARDRNTLTTNLGLQDLRRRNLAASLDLPQDVTPTAATPARPLGLWEPSLQESIVAAYNYREELDQLILDISINNSQANASLAAVQPVLRFVNSTTASRSEGQSGQTSLSDIDMGDFTYGVQNSTSLRASWRLFDGGRARADYRRAKQAAEESRFNFARTRDRIRLEVEESFFGLRSAIQSIDTTAIEVLSSRESLRLSNLRVQAGVGVQREVVNNQRDLTQAELKYARAIKDYNSSLAQLQRRTGLDALIACNAVSLSGTKQEPDQEPIPIEPTPLKAACPSIASVGSSVTQTDSSPVQPLW
- a CDS encoding inositol monophosphatase family protein, which translates into the protein MVTLVLSDDQLGAVHLLLDRIRARQLQDFGRISSDVKPDGSLITDCDRWSDGALVEGLASIAPGEGVLSEEGSKTVPTTRAYWVVDPLDGTTNFAAGIPYWAISVARFVDGRPSEVFLDVPALDQRFVALRGRGATRNNQSLTSETRALATSACVSLCSRSIRVLQRKPDQRFPGKIRLLGVASLNLVSVAMGQTIASLEATPKIWDLAAAWLVLDELGCPIRWLDADPAQLSPGEDVAERGFPMLAAGSWAHLARFLPWGEALVQR